The following is a genomic window from Podarcis raffonei isolate rPodRaf1 chromosome 5, rPodRaf1.pri, whole genome shotgun sequence.
GTggaagattttaaaaagaaatttaaccTCCAACCCAACACATCTCCCATTGCTTTTGTTGACTACACCATTGGCTGTGGTCTCATCATGCACTGTGACTTAGAGGTCTCAAGTCTTTACGGGCCCTGTAGATTTTTCTCAGCATCACTTAATTTACACATCAAGCTGAATTTAAAAGCAATGAAATTCATGCAGATGAACCAAGGTTGGAGTGGAATACAGCCTTAAACTCTTACTTCAGTCACCCAAGATTTATAACTTTTTTGTTCTTCCACTGTATTCTAGTTCTTTAAAAATCAACCCTTGGTCATTCAGTAAAGGAAAAACATGGCAGGAGGGGATATATAACAACTGTGCTGCTAACTAACACATTTTTTCTTTATAAAGGATCCATACAACGTCTTGAAGCCCAAGAAATATCCAGGAACCAGAGAAGAGCCTCATATTGTTCCATCAATTGGGGACAAGAGACTAGTGGGTTGTATCTGTAGGTATCATAATTCATTTGACTTCAGTACATACTGTCTTCCTGATTCTCATATTGCATAGTCTTGTAAAACCTATTAAGCACCAGACATTTCAGGTGCAATCCCACCCCACCATGGTGAAGTAATCATCTTTTGATTCAAGCAGTAGAGCCTTTCCCCTTCAACACATCCCTCAGTGCATGCATGCACTCAAAGTGGGATAATTATAGAGGCATCATGCTCAGACTTCCCATTCCCTGTCCTGGGCtgcctgtgtgcatgcacaagggGAAGAATCCACTGAACCCAAGGCGAGTTGAGGAGGGTAAGAGTGGGTATAAGTATTCCATCCATATCTTATAAATTGCCTACAGCAAAATTTATGTTGTAATAGTGTTGATTGTTAACAGTGGTTTCTAGTTGAGTTGGGTGTGAGTGCtttaagaaattttaaaaatactgtacagGCATACTTATTGACCCTGTTACAAATGGAGCGGCATGTAAAATATGCAAAGCCTGAGTCTTTGGTAGAAGATGCATACTATATTAAGATACAAACATGGGATTTCCTATGATTCTTGCTTTGAAACACCAAGGAGCTCTTTCACAGGTTGTTTTCACTCTCTGGCCTTGTTTTCTTGTCCGACACCAACAGTCAGCAGGGTGACAAGTTAAACATTTCCTGCCAATTCTCCCCCACATTCATGCCTTTGGGAGTCTCTTTCCCAGAGTCCACGTGTAGTTATGTCCTACAATGACAACTACACAAAAGATGCAGCAACATACAAAACTACTTCCCACTGATCTGGTGGGAAAGATGCCATAACCAACTTCAAAAATAGACCAGCTTCAAAGGCTGCTGTTCCATTATTCTAGGGAACCAAAACTGTTGTCAAATGTAGCTGGCCCTTCTCTAAAGTTCTTGAAGCTTTCTAAAATGTGGGTTCTTAAttaacagatacagtggtgcctcgcaagacgaaattaattcgttccacaagttttttcttcttgcgagtttttcatcttgcgaagcacggtttcccataggaatgcattgaaaatcaatcaatgcgttcctatggagaccgtccggggacagaggggaagcgccgcgcgccttcccctctgtccccggacctgttttaaagcaaggggcagcggggaaaagattgcttctccccattgcctgccccgcaatctccggggacctgttttaaagcaagggaaggggcagtggggagaatcgcttctccccgttgccgccccttggttcaaaaggggtccggggacaatctccggagattgcggggctggcaacggggagaagcgatcttctccccgccgccccttgcttcaaaagaggtccggggacagcggggaagatgcgctgcgcttccccgctatccctggagcttgcggggcaagcttcgttttgcgaagcaagcccatagggaaatgcgtcttgcgaagtggctaagaaaacgaaaaactccttcgtctagcgagtttttcgtcttctgaggcgttcgtcttgcggggtaccactgtaatggaattttttctttctttctgcaggtGAGGAAGATAACTCCACTATTATTTGGTTCTGGGTACACAAAGGAGACAGCCACCGTTGCCCTCAGTGTGGGTCTTACTACAAGCTAACTCATTATGAACTCCCCCACTGAGAACTGATACCAAGAAaaggtgttttttctttctttctttctttcattgtaGACTTAAATAAATCTGCCTGCCTTTAGCTGCATCAACCTTAGTTACTTTACTGCACCTGCATCTAAAAGCTGAAACAGAAATACAATACAAGAGCTCTGAACAGTATCCCTTTTTTGGGATCAAAGCAGCCAAAGTAGGTCTGGTTTGGATTATGGCTGCAGCTGtgctgttttttctatttttaaaatcactCCCACCCTCCTATAGCTGCTATTTACCCCCTTAGGGGAAACATACAAGTGCCTATATGCTGGTGGATGAGGTACAATTAGGACCTTGATAGCAATGCATGCACCCTCATTGCTCATAATCTACCACCTCAAGTGTAATAAcagcatgtgtgtgcgtgtgtgtgcgtgcgtgcgtgcgcgcgcgcacacacacacacacacacacacacacacatgcctggcTTCATTCTTAAAACTCCTGCTGACACACAAAATATTCCTTCAAAAATCTCATCATTTTCACGGGAACTACTTCAACAAGTTATTTGTGAACTACAAAAATGGAGATGATCCAAACTGCAACCAAAAGAATGGTAGAAGAACCTAGCTTCATATGGCACGCTTGGTCAAAGTAACAGACGTATAGGCTGAGCATTATTACAATGTAACACATGGTTATGGAACAAACATCTACAAGGGAAGTAGTGATATGTTGGGAACTTAGTAGGAAGGAAAGACAGCTTACTTAACAAGGTATATGCAAGGAAGAACTCATTCATTGTAACGAGTAACTTGGGTTACTGCTTTTCCCACTTCCATTAtaacaggggttggcaaggcttaccagccatgggccagatcactcccgtGGAGATTGTCCGTGGGCCAGACCGGCACAGCACGATgctggaaatcatgtctgcgcatgcccagatgccaaaaattgcaCCTGCGCGGAAGcgattttcagcgtctgggcatgtgcagaagtgatttccagtatctgcatgtgcgcagacatgatttccggcGATGCTTGGACACTCACTGCACAGTGCGCgggggactcgccgagcgggtGGCTCGTGAGCCAGTAAAACGGTCTTcgtgggctgcatccggcccttGGCCCACACGTTGCCAACCCTTGCATTATAACATACAAAGTATTACACATATGCATGAGCATGGTCCATGTGTATCTGATCCTTTGCTAAACCATGTCCTGTCATTTCAGCGTATCAATATAAATTGACAGTATTGCATTGACAGTATCCCTGTTTCACTCTTATGTGACATTGCCAGATGGACTTCAGTCGTGCAGACTACAGAGCCTACATGGGTCTTGTACAGCCAGAACTGGGAGTTAAGGCTGAACCTGATATGAACCTCAAAATAATTATCACAGAGATGTGGGCTAAGTGACACATTGCTATGCTAACTCCTGCACAGAATCAAATTTGTTGAAAGAATGAAACACCTACATGCACACTTGTACATAATTCAttcaagattttttttatttgatgCTTGAATTGTTTCACTGCAGTTtataaatctaaaaaaaaataaatatttcacagcTGAAAGTCACATACTATCCATTAACATGTAAACATTCAGGAACTtaagccagcccccaccccatcAATCCTCATGTTCAATTCGGTATCATCAAGAGATGTCTTACTGAAATCcaaaaagtcttttaaaaagagagcatTTAACAATTATCTGAAAAAGTGTAAACTGAACCAGAACCGCAAAACTGCTCTTTCAACATTTGTGAATGGGaacaaaaggataaaattctcAGCTCTACTGAAGGTAAAAGGCAAAAAGTGGAGCTGAAGCCAGGCATTCCTTGATTATTCTAATTACCAACAGTTGCCAAGGATTGAATTCCAAGATTAAATAATGGGTTCCATTCATAATTTTAACAACTGATAGTTGCTTCATGGTGCCATGAGATTATCAGACAAATTATCTTTCACATTGTCTTGATCTCTTTTTTTTATGTTAACAGGAGCCATATTTGTTCCAGTATGAAAGGGTTGACATAAAATTTATGGCTCCTCATTAGATTTTTACAAAAAGACAAGAGATGCATATCTCTTAATTTATCAGCTAAAATGTTAACGCCTTTtgggtgtgtgtctgtttttATAAAATAAGCCCCAATTCAGTTACAAGCAATAGATACTCTACTGCTATTGGAGCACAGGtattttattacaaaaaaaaaaattatttacaaaatgaCAAACCTAACGTGACAGTTGcagtgattggggggggggggagtaagcacACCTTTCACACACACAGCAAGTCATTTTGCAATATGTGAAGTACTAAAATTTAGTTAGTGAAACCATTGCTTTTATTCCAAAGTTGAATTTTTATTAAGACGGCAAAATGTGGCTCCAGCATTCATATCAAGACAGTTTATTAGTGTAAGGATTTTTGGCTGCCATTAGAGGATCCGATCACTGAACATGTTTACAAGCATTTCTTATAATAGCTCCGCTGCCAGGCTTTTCACCTAATGTGACACTGCAAGATAGATGCAAAATTAGTTCAATGTTCCCATGTTAAAGAGTTGCTGTGTTCTTAGCCTCTGCAAGTTATACTAAATTGAAACCTTCATTGTGATCAATAGCTTGGATCAGCTTAGATCTGAGTATTTCTTTATCTGTATATTTTGGAAGATCAAGAAGATTAAAACATGTGTGAGACACTGGGAGATACTCATCACCACCTCCAGTCGGCTGAATGACAAGACTAAGGCTCTTCATCCCAAGAATAGGAATACGATCACTGCCTGTCAAAAATACTACCAAGAAAATATAAATAAGTAAGAAGCCTGGGTACAAAGGCCAAAAACTTAGTGCTGTGCTAtaattttcattttactttttaGACTGATATAGCCCAAATCTAAAATTCTGAAAATGTAAGATAGTTATAGCCATATGAAATTGTTTATAGTTCATTGTTTTTGcttaaaattattgtaaacaaaTTTTATAGTTTAGAGaacttatttattatatttgttcaTTGCTTCACCCAGAGGTTCTTTGGGGGAACAATATAACTAAAAACAGAAACTCCATATAACACCCCCCGAGTCCAACCCTAAAAAACAAGTGTGGTGTGAAGTGATTTAATTAAGTTAACAGTTTCTCttggctaaataaataattatttgctTGGAAACAGGTGTGCTTGCACCTAAAGCAAGGTTTTCAACCTTTAATGAATCATATCAAATCAAGCAGAGCAGCTGCATGGGTGCTTTCAACTGGTATGATATGTTTCACCAGAAACAGCTGCAGTTAATCTATTCATATATGTGCTTGTATGCATGTTAGAGTGCTCACACATTCAAAACTCAGGGCGGAATCCAGACTTAAGTTAACTTaggtcctactgaaatcaat
Proteins encoded in this region:
- the LOC128413902 gene encoding cytochrome c oxidase subunit 5B, mitochondrial-like — protein: MATRLLLLRLFPRAVRATAPASIRAMSAGGIPTDEEQATGLELKSMQALKRGEDPYNVLKPKKYPGTREEPHIVPSIGDKRLVGCICEEDNSTIIWFWVHKGDSHRCPQCGSYYKLTHYELPH